DNA from Chloroflexota bacterium:
CCCACCCGACCACCTCGGAGTCGGTAATGGAAGCAGCCGAGATTTTCTACGGAGCCAGTCCGCACTACCTGGGAAGGGTCGCCAAGTGATACCCAGCCTCTGCCCCGATGCCTGCCGCGCACGCCGCGAAACCCTCCGGAAGCAGGTCTCTTCCGCGCACGCCGGAGTCGACGCCCTGCTGGTGTCGCGGCCCGAACACGTGTACTACCTGACCGGATTCCTGCACGACCCCAACAACATCAACAATCGCGCCCCGCAGTACTTGCTGATCGACGCCGACGGCGGCGCGTCGCTGGTAATCGATGGGTTCGGTCCCAACCGTCCCGGACTCGCCCTGATGGCCGAGAACGGCATTGAGGTGATCACCGGTGGATGGGCCGCTTTCGACCCGCTGGTGCCGCGCACCATCGCGGCCGCCCGCGCGGTCGCGGCCGAACTTGGACGCCGCGGCATCGGGCGCCTTGGCGCCGAACCCGCCCACCTGCCGCGCGCGGCTGCCGACGAAGACGCGGTCGTGGTCGACGTCGAACCCCTCATAACCCGGATGCGGCGGCGCAAAGACGATGACGAACTGGCGATCATCCGCGCCGCGATCAAGGTCGGCGAGCGTTTTCACCGGGCCGCCCGCGAACGAATCCGGGCCGGAATCTCCGAGGTGGACCTGTACGCCGAGGTCGTGGCCGAAGCCACCAAGGAAGCCGAACAGCCGCTGGTGATGATGTGCGACTTCCGTTCCGGACCGCCCATGCGCACCGGATTGGGCCCGACCGGGCGGATCATCGAACCGGGTGACAATCTGCTGCTCGACATTTACCCCTACATGAAGGGCTACCGCTGCGACATCACCAACACCCTGAATGCGGGCGGGAGGCCGACCGCGCTGCAGGAGAAAGCGATGGAGGCGGCGATTGCGGGGCTAAACGCCTGCGCCGAAGCCGGCCGCCCAGGGGTGAGCGGTGACGACTTCTACCGGATCCAGACCGACGCGATCGCCGAATACGATCCGGCCTGGAAGCAGATGCAAGGGCACGCCGGCCATTCGCTCGGACTCGAGCATCCGGAAGCGCCCGACTTTCGCACCGGCAATTCCGAGACGATTACCGAAGGTGACGTGATCACGTTCGAGCCGCATGTCTTCGGCGACCCGTTCCAAGGCTGCCGCATCGAGCACAACTACCTGGTAACCGCCGACGGGTTGGAGCAACTCTCCCAGCACGAAATCGGGCTCTGCTGATCCAATAAAGCCCCGCCGGGCGGGCGGGGACGCCACTTAATCGGACGGCTGTCAATACCGGCCCCCGCCCTTCAGACGGTGGCGAATCCCTCCAGGCGGGCGGCTTCGGCCAGGCGCTCGTCGTTGCAGACAAATTCAATCGCGGACGAATGTTCGCGAACCGCGACCAGCGCTGCCGCCAACTGCAAGGCGGCCGCTGCCCGCAGCGGATGCACCCGCAGCAAGCGTGACGCCCTGGATCGGACCTGATTGCCGGGCGAAACCTCGAACCAATCCCCGGCAAGTTCGGACAGAGCGCTGCGTGCGGCCTGCGATGATGCCGGACCGTACCCGGGCTGCCTGCCCAGCCGGGCCAACGCCGCTTCGCATTCGAGAGGAGTTCCCCACCAGGTGACGATGACCGGATCGGATTCCAGGAGCGATCGCCGGGCGCCGCTTGATGGTTCGTCCACGAGCAACGGCACCAACGCCGACGAGTCCCAGTACCTCAACGGCGCGACCCGCGGACCCAGCCGATAAGGTCGTTTCCGGTCATTCCCGGCGGCATCTTGGGGCGCTCGCGGGCGAGGAACCGGTCAACATCGAGTTTCTTGCGCCGTGGCCGCACTACTCCGCGGGCCACCATTTCGGCCAAAAGCGCTTCGTCGCCGAGGCCTTCCGGGTCGTACGGCGCCAGGGTCGCAATCGGCCTGCCGCGGGAGGTTATGAGAACCGATTCGCCGCGTTCGATCTCCTGCAGGAGAGCACTCAACCCGTTCTTCGCCTGGGTCACACTGGCTATTTTCATAAGTACGCTCTGGCTATAAGCATATGGCTATTCTAGCCTTTTCCCGAGTGAATCGGCCGGGTGCGCCCGCCACCATAGCAATTCCAGAGCCGGATTCGGGGCACCGCGCCGTCCCCCGCACCGGCAAATCCGCCCCCGAAGGCCGTCGGGCTCCCGGGATGGCGGCTCAGCTCAGGCGCGACCGCGCGCCACCACCTCGTCGGGATGCTCGGAGAAATCCGGACCTTCGTACCAGGCCAGCTCCTCGATCGGCAGCGCGTTGCCGTAGGTGGGAACCTTGCCGCGCGGCGCCGCCACGTAAGCGATGCCGTTGGCAATCACGTGCAGGACGTTCTGGTCGTGGTAAATGGGAAGCGTCTCGTGCCCGGGCCGGAAATAGAAGATCTTGCCCGCGCCGCGGTGAAATACGCACCCCGAGCGGAACACCTCGCCGCCCTGGAACCAGCTGACGAACACCAGCTCGTCCGGCGCCGGAATGTCGAAGTGCTCGCCGTACATCTCGGACTTTTCCAGTTCGAAGTACTCGCCCAAGCCGGCCGCGATCGGGTGCGCCGGGTCCACGACCCAGATTCGCTCCCGCTCGTCGGCCTCGCGCCATTTGAGCCAGCAGGAGGTTCCCATGAGCTTCTTGAAGATCTTGGAAAGGTGGCCCGAATGCAGTACCACCAACCCCATACCCTGCATGATCCGCTCGTGAACGCGGTCGACGATTTCGTCGTCGACTTCACCGTGGGCCATGTGCC
Protein-coding regions in this window:
- a CDS encoding aminopeptidase P family protein; translation: MIPSLCPDACRARRETLRKQVSSAHAGVDALLVSRPEHVYYLTGFLHDPNNINNRAPQYLLIDADGGASLVIDGFGPNRPGLALMAENGIEVITGGWAAFDPLVPRTIAAARAVAAELGRRGIGRLGAEPAHLPRAAADEDAVVVDVEPLITRMRRRKDDDELAIIRAAIKVGERFHRAARERIRAGISEVDLYAEVVAEATKEAEQPLVMMCDFRSGPPMRTGLGPTGRIIEPGDNLLLDIYPYMKGYRCDITNTLNAGGRPTALQEKAMEAAIAGLNACAEAGRPGVSGDDFYRIQTDAIAEYDPAWKQMQGHAGHSLGLEHPEAPDFRTGNSETITEGDVITFEPHVFGDPFQGCRIEHNYLVTADGLEQLSQHEIGLC
- a CDS encoding type II toxin-antitoxin system VapC family toxin, producing MRYWDSSALVPLLVDEPSSGARRSLLESDPVIVTWWGTPLECEAALARLGRQPGYGPASSQAARSALSELAGDWFEVSPGNQVRSRASRLLRVHPLRAAAALQLAAALVAVREHSSAIEFVCNDERLAEAARLEGFATV
- a CDS encoding type II toxin-antitoxin system prevent-host-death family antitoxin is translated as MKIASVTQAKNGLSALLQEIERGESVLITSRGRPIATLAPYDPEGLGDEALLAEMVARGVVRPRRKKLDVDRFLARERPKMPPGMTGNDLIGWVRGSRR
- a CDS encoding trehalose utilization protein ThuA, with translation MINVTIWNEFRHERASKKIAAIYPDGIHGAIAAGLPKDNSMNIRTATLDEPEHGLTEELLDATDVLVWWGHMAHGEVDDEIVDRVHERIMQGMGLVVLHSGHLSKIFKKLMGTSCWLKWREADERERIWVVDPAHPIAAGLGEYFELEKSEMYGEHFDIPAPDELVFVSWFQGGEVFRSGCVFHRGAGKIFYFRPGHETLPIYHDQNVLHVIANGIAYVAAPRGKVPTYGNALPIEELAWYEGPDFSEHPDEVVARGRA